CCAGGCATGTCCTCCATTATCTTGTGGATCATGTACGGCTTGGAATAGATGGCAAGGACGGTGCACAAGATGTAGATGATTAATGCAAACGGCAGTGCAAGGCCGTCAAGCCTCAGGCCAAAGTCTCCAAACTGGCCCCACTTGTACGTCTCGACGTACGAGGTCGTGCCGCCGTGCAGGAGCATTGTCGGTATGAACAGCAGGCCGGTGGATACAGCAAGAGCGCCAAAGGAGAACCACGTGACGGCGGCGGCCCCTGCGCGCCTCCCGATCACGTACGCAACGGGCGCCATGAGGAGGGGTATAAAGGTCGCTGCCAACAGGAAATATGACTCTGCCATCTTTCTTCTTCTCCCTCTCTCTATCCCCGCATGCTCCTGAATTCTGCGACGTCGATTTCCTTGTAGAGGCGGTACGCCACGATAACGAGGCCAAGGCCGATTGCTACTTCGGCCGCCGCGATCGCGATGGAAAAGAGCGCAAAGACCTGCCCCTGGACGTTGCCGGTCGACCTTGAAAATGCGACGACCACAAGGTTTGCAGCATTGACGATTATCTCTATTGAAATCAGCATCCTTATCGCGTTGCGCTTGACCACGATGCCGTATATGCCGACGGCCACGAGCGCGACCGACACTATGAGGAAGTCTATCAATTCGGTCATTTTTGTTGCTCTTCCTCCTCTTCCTTCTCCACGCCCTCTCTGCGCGCAAGCGCAAGGGCCGCGATCACCGATCCAGCAAGCACGAGTCCAAGGACTATGAGCACCGGCGAGTAGTAGGTAAGCATCTCCTCGCCTATGGCCATAAAGTCGACTGGCGGCGCGGCGAAGCTGTTGGTGCTGTTCAGGCCGGAAGCCAAAAGCAGCGCGCCAAGGCCTCCCATTATGAACAGCATCAGCACGATGCCGCCTGCCTTTCGCCCCCTGTCCTCCTTTGTCGTAAAGAGTGCCTGCGTCCTGACAAGCATGACCGTGAATATCAAGAGCACCGCGACGGCGCCGACGTACACCGCGATCTGGAACATGGCTACAAACGGCGCGTCAAGCAGCAGGAAAAATCCTGCGATGCCGAGCATCGATATAGCGAGGCCTATTGCGCCGTAGATGAGCTCGCGCGTTTCAAGCGCGATGATGGCAGAACCGACAGTGAGCACTGCAAGGCCTATGAATACTGGATCAGCCATGCGTGGCACCCCTGTCGGTTATCTTGATTTCAATGTCGCCGTCGTACTTTGGCTTGACTTCGAGCTGCTGCGGCGTGTATATCAGGTGCTCTTTTGTAAAGCCAGAAAGCTCGTAATCGTTTGTCATGAATAGAGCGTAAAACGGGCAGGCGTCGACGCATAATCCACAAAATACGCACTTGCCATAGTCGATCTGAGGCATGATGCTCTTTTTGTTCTGCTTCCAGTTCTCGTCAACCTTGACCATTCCGATGGCCTCCGCGATGCCCTCGCACGCAATGGCGCAGAGCTGGCAGCCTGTGCACTTGTCGTGCATCAGGATGTGGCGTCCCCTGTATCCTGCGATGCCGACTCCGCGCTTTGGATCAAACTGGTATCCGTCGCCCACAAAGCGGAGCTTTTGCTCGGGGTATCTGAAAGTAAAGCGCCTTATCACAAGGTGCTTTGATCCCGACTCGATTGCCTTGATAAACCCGGAAGCCGTGCCGCTCATCTTACCAGGAGCCCCTCCGGACCAAGTATGCCGCCATATATTAGTGCAAGGGCAACGAACATGTTGATGAACGAGAGCACGATCAGCTTGTACCAGCCTGTGTGCAGCAGTATGTCTATCCTGATTCTGGGGCTGATGCCTCTCGGCAGAAGCATGAGCAGTATCACGCCAAAGGTCTTGAGCGTGAACCAGACTATGGCCGAAAGCGTGACAGGGTTGTAGATCTTTTCTCCAGTGTAGCCTGGGATTATCTCTTGCGGGAATATCACCGGGCCGGCCCAGCCGCCGAGGAACAGGACGACAAAGAGCGCGGCAAGCGCGTACGTCTTTAGATACGAGCCCAGCTGGATGAGGCCATAGATCATGCCCGAAGTCTCGGTGATCCATCCTGCCACGATCTCGGACTCGGCCTCCGGCAGGTCGAAGGGGATCCTTTCAAGCTCTGCCAGCGACGAGATGTAGAACACGAACGCGCTTATGGGCAGGAAAAAGATGTACCAGTATGACGAGATCTGGGCGTCGACAATGCCCGTCAGGTTGAGCGTGCCGGCAAGAATGACAACCGATAGCGCGGATATTATGAACGGGATTTCAAACGCGATTATCTGGTGCAGGGCGCGTAGTCCGCCGATGAACGGATACTTGCTGTTTGACGCCCACGAGAACAAGAGCGCAATGAGCGGGAAGAACCCGAGTATCGCAAAGACTGCAAGCAGGCCCACGTCGACATTGGCCACCACCCAGCCGGGCGCAACTGGAATAAGGGCAGTAACGGCAGCCGCGGTCGAGACGAACGCTATTGGCGCGGCCCAGAATATCGGCTTGTCTGCTCCGGAGGGAACAATTATCTCCTTGGATATCAGCTTCAGGCCGTCTGCAATGAGCTGAAGCCAGCCCTCTATCTTGCCCACGTAAAGAGGGCCGTACCTGAGCTGCATCTTGGCGAGGAACTTGCGCTCCACAAAGATGGTCACCGCTGCAAAGAGTGCTGCATAGGTGAACCCGGGGAACGCCGCCACGCGGAACAGATCCGTATGTATCATGTACTTGACTATCGGGATGGTGCGGGTCGGGTCTGCCACCATTGTCAGGAACAGGTACGGGGTAAGCGGCTCGTCGCCAAGCGGAGGGAGCGGCACGTAGAACAGCACCACGAACAGGAGCGGGAGCCCCACGAGGGAGAATATGATGAGTATCCAGAACACAAGCCACAGGACGCTTCCGATGAACTCGCCAAAGCGGAACGATTCTGTGTACGACATTCTTACCTGTCAGCCTCCACGGGCCAGTAGTTCAGCGACCAGTATATCGACGGCATGTCAGCCAGCTTGTTGCCCACAAGCAGGAACGGGAGCGCAAGCATGTTGCGGAACGAGCCCACCGATATCTTTACCCTGTACGGCTTGGGCGTACCGTCGCTTACG
The sequence above is drawn from the Nitrososphaera viennensis EN76 genome and encodes:
- the nuoK gene encoding NADH-quinone oxidoreductase subunit NuoK, translated to MTELIDFLIVSVALVAVGIYGIVVKRNAIRMLISIEIIVNAANLVVVAFSRSTGNVQGQVFALFSIAIAAAEVAIGLGLVIVAYRLYKEIDVAEFRSMRG
- a CDS encoding NADH-quinone oxidoreductase subunit J family protein, whose product is MADPVFIGLAVLTVGSAIIALETRELIYGAIGLAISMLGIAGFFLLLDAPFVAMFQIAVYVGAVAVLLIFTVMLVRTQALFTTKEDRGRKAGGIVLMLFIMGGLGALLLASGLNSTNSFAAPPVDFMAIGEEMLTYYSPVLIVLGLVLAGSVIAALALARREGVEKEEEEEQQK
- a CDS encoding complex I subunit 1/NuoH family protein → MSYTESFRFGEFIGSVLWLVFWILIIFSLVGLPLLFVVLFYVPLPPLGDEPLTPYLFLTMVADPTRTIPIVKYMIHTDLFRVAAFPGFTYAALFAAVTIFVERKFLAKMQLRYGPLYVGKIEGWLQLIADGLKLISKEIIVPSGADKPIFWAAPIAFVSTAAAVTALIPVAPGWVVANVDVGLLAVFAILGFFPLIALLFSWASNSKYPFIGGLRALHQIIAFEIPFIISALSVVILAGTLNLTGIVDAQISSYWYIFFLPISAFVFYISSLAELERIPFDLPEAESEIVAGWITETSGMIYGLIQLGSYLKTYALAALFVVLFLGGWAGPVIFPQEIIPGYTGEKIYNPVTLSAIVWFTLKTFGVILLMLLPRGISPRIRIDILLHTGWYKLIVLSFINMFVALALIYGGILGPEGLLVR
- a CDS encoding NADH-quinone oxidoreductase subunit I, with amino-acid sequence MSGTASGFIKAIESGSKHLVIRRFTFRYPEQKLRFVGDGYQFDPKRGVGIAGYRGRHILMHDKCTGCQLCAIACEGIAEAIGMVKVDENWKQNKKSIMPQIDYGKCVFCGLCVDACPFYALFMTNDYELSGFTKEHLIYTPQQLEVKPKYDGDIEIKITDRGATHG